From a region of the Salvelinus alpinus chromosome 2, SLU_Salpinus.1, whole genome shotgun sequence genome:
- the LOC139562319 gene encoding myb/SANT-like DNA-binding domain-containing protein 4 isoform X2, with the protein MATRAAYFSPSEAQILMEAYEEVKDIIKRKGNTATVIKQREKAWQSIADRLNALNMNGPKRTWQQVKIKYKNILQNAVKKNTHRQGTGGGSPKADLTPAEDMALELNKGRPVLEGIPGGKETSIGSSQDATRFIQVSGSTVFLLEPPAQAPDDADPGEGPSAAATAHDGDDDEEETISLDSRRHEDPDAIQWENQPGNISSQAIRKLYGNPLRRQIELADIDIQYKKKNMENLALESEIKKRTIRKLDLEIKKLERELQEDDTAQNKN; encoded by the exons atggcaactagagccgcgtacttttccccgtcggaagcacaaatcctcatggaggcatacgaggaggtaaaagatataattaagaggaaaggcaacaccgccacagtgataaagcaaagagaaaaagcgtggcaaagtattgcagaccgcctgaatgc attaaacatgaacgggccaaaacggacatggcagcaggtcaaaatcaaatacaagaacattctgcagaatg cagtgaaaaagaatacccacagacaaggcacgggtggtgggtcaccaaaggctgaccttaccccagcagaggacatggccttggagctaaataaaggcaggcccgtcttagaggggatccctggggggaaagagacgagcataggttcctcccaagatgccacccgcttcattcaag tgtctggcagcactgtgttcctgttagagccaccagcacaagcaccagacgatgctgatcca ggtgaaggccccagtgcagcagcaacagcacatgatggagacgatgatgaggaggagaccatctctctggattccagaaggcatgag gacccagatgctatacagtgggaaaaccagcctggcaacata agctcacaagctatcagaaagttgtatggcaaccccctccggcgccaaatagaactggcagacatagacattcagtacaagaagaaaaatatggaaaatcttgcactggagtccgaaataaaaaagaggacaattaggaaactggaccttgaaataaaaaaacttgagagggag ctccaagaagatgacacagctcaaaataaaaattag
- the LOC139562319 gene encoding putative nuclease HARBI1 isoform X1, whose translation MKAQNCVFLSALTMACPFVRDVVDEEALVLRRAFRRERVFRDRLDPLAFPDDHLYERYRFSADGIRYLCRLLGPRIKHRTARSHALSVEQMVCVALRFFASGAFLYSVGDAEQLNKATICRTIRSVCLAIKALADVFISFPGHRRLCDIKEEFYRIAGFPNVIGAVDCTHIRIKAPSGAHEADFVNRKSFHSINVQMVCNADCVISNVVAKWPGSVHDSRIFRASESYQCLSQGEFSGVLLGDRGYGCQPFLLTPFTDPQEAQQAYNHAHARTRARVEMTFGLLKARFHCLHKLRVSPVRACDITVACAVLHNVACLRKERAPRVPPAMDWDNPAIFPDDDSGRLLRDQYVLNYFS comes from the exons atgaaggcccaaaattgtgtgttcctttctgctctgacaatggcatgcccattcgtgcgagatgtggtggatgaagaagcacttgtgctgaggagagccttcaggcgagaaagggtctttagggaccggttggacccactggccttccctgatgaccatctatatgaaagatacaggttttctgcagatggcatcaggtatctatgcagactactgggtcccaggattaagcaccgcactgcacggagccatgcactgagtgtggagcaaatggtttgtgtggccttgcgcttttttgctagtggagccttcctgtactcagtgggggatgcagaacagctgaacaaggccacaatttgccgcacaataaggagtgtgtgtctggctatcaaagcattagcagatgtcttcatctccttccctggccacagaagactctgtgacatcaaagaggagttctataggattgcag gtttccccaatgtcattggtgcagtggactgcacacacataaggataaaagccccctcaggtgcccatgaggccgattttgtgaataggaaatcctttcacagcattaatgttcag atggtctgcaatgctgactgtgtgatcagcaatgttgtggcaaaatggcctggctcagtccatgactccagaatctttcgggcctctgaaagctatcagtgcctatcacaag gtgaattctctggtgtgttgctgggagacagggggtatggctgccagccttttctcctgacacctttcacagacccccaggaagcacagcaggcctacaaccatgcccatgccaggaccagggccagagttgaaatgacctttggcctcctgaaggcacgctttcactgccttcacaaattaagggtcagccctgttagggcatgtgatattactgtggcttgtgctgtcctccacaatgtggcctgcctgaggaaggagagggcccccagagtgccaccagccatggactgggacaatccggcaatcttccctgatgacgacagtggtcggctgctgagggaccaatatgtgttgaattattttagttag